A window from Pseudomonas frederiksbergensis encodes these proteins:
- a CDS encoding cold-shock protein: protein MSNRQTGTVKWFNDEKGFGFITPQGGGDDLFVHFKAIESDGFKSLKEGQTVSFVAEKGQKGMQAAQVRPE, encoded by the coding sequence ATGTCTAATCGCCAAACCGGCACCGTTAAATGGTTCAACGATGAAAAAGGCTTCGGCTTCATCACTCCTCAAGGTGGCGGTGACGACCTGTTCGTACACTTCAAAGCTATCGAAAGCGACGGTTTCAAAAGCCTGAAAGAAGGCCAAACCGTTTCCTTCGTGGCTGAGAAAGGCCAAAAGGGTATGCAAGCTGCACAAGTTCGCCCAGAGTAA